In Flavobacterium endoglycinae, one DNA window encodes the following:
- a CDS encoding trehalase family glycosidase: protein MKFKLHITQTIEKLLAQEDTDGDKKITIDDNGPKQFLLIDENGNSARIEGTYQLSNLLQELALAKKEEAEFAEITLDIITEDPVKRISRKIKDLYWKGLTRTIDAVGVKKILEDDKIENEISYLYVPFGDEIVLDYFQKLEAVTPKLKVVQLPKNIAPEYVLSLNKKPGILALALQIKNNEISGVPFVVPGGRFNEMYGWDSYFIAKGLLIDDEIDLALGIAENFKYQIDHYGKILNANRSYYLTRTQPPLYTSLIMDVSEKSDPDIFWIERHLKTAIKEYKTVWMEEGKRLTANGLNRYKAEGIGLPFEVEEGHFDDILEQYAPKYNLSTREFEKKYLEREIVNPELDKYFTHDRSMRESGHDTTHRLVGVCANLNTVAINSLLYKYEIDIAFLIEKYFKNEFQYFEDKSYSGDYWREKAAIRKERINNILWNQENGIYYDYDFVNEKQHVFEAATTFYPLWAKISTQEQAEILVKNTLPKFKMKGGIAGSTKESIEDVDKNSPIRQWDYPFGWAPHQMLLWEGLLNYGFNDEVQEMVYRWLWLITRNAVDYNGTIPEKFDLSISSHKIFAEYGNVGTEFNYITEEGFGWMNASYQFGLTILKGDLKQKLSDLVDPDELFK, encoded by the coding sequence ATGAAATTTAAATTACATATAACCCAAACCATTGAAAAATTATTGGCTCAGGAAGATACTGATGGCGATAAAAAAATAACGATTGACGATAACGGTCCGAAACAATTTCTGCTGATAGATGAAAACGGAAATTCAGCAAGAATTGAAGGAACTTATCAGCTTTCGAACTTATTGCAGGAATTGGCTTTAGCTAAAAAAGAGGAAGCTGAATTTGCCGAAATAACACTCGACATTATTACCGAAGATCCTGTAAAAAGAATTTCTCGAAAAATAAAAGATTTATATTGGAAAGGGCTTACCAGAACAATTGATGCCGTCGGCGTAAAAAAAATACTGGAAGACGATAAAATTGAAAATGAAATCTCGTATTTGTATGTTCCGTTTGGCGACGAAATAGTGCTTGATTATTTCCAAAAACTCGAAGCGGTAACTCCGAAGTTAAAAGTAGTACAGCTACCAAAAAACATCGCGCCAGAATATGTTTTGTCACTCAACAAAAAACCAGGAATTTTGGCATTGGCACTTCAGATAAAAAACAATGAAATCTCTGGAGTTCCTTTTGTAGTTCCAGGCGGAAGATTTAATGAAATGTACGGTTGGGACAGTTATTTTATTGCCAAAGGACTTTTAATAGACGATGAAATTGATCTCGCTTTGGGCATTGCAGAAAACTTTAAATACCAAATCGATCATTATGGAAAAATTCTAAATGCCAACCGAAGCTATTACTTGACGCGAACACAGCCGCCACTTTATACTTCGCTGATTATGGATGTTTCAGAAAAGTCTGATCCTGATATTTTTTGGATTGAAAGACATTTAAAAACGGCTATAAAAGAATATAAAACCGTTTGGATGGAAGAAGGAAAACGACTTACAGCCAATGGTTTAAACCGATATAAAGCAGAAGGAATCGGGCTTCCGTTTGAAGTGGAAGAAGGACATTTTGATGATATTCTCGAACAGTACGCACCAAAATACAATCTCTCTACACGAGAGTTCGAAAAAAAATATCTTGAAAGAGAAATTGTTAATCCTGAACTAGATAAATATTTTACCCACGACCGAAGCATGCGCGAAAGCGGACACGACACAACACACCGTTTAGTGGGAGTTTGTGCCAATTTAAACACCGTTGCCATCAACAGTCTGCTGTATAAATATGAAATTGATATTGCCTTTTTGATCGAAAAGTATTTTAAAAATGAATTTCAATATTTTGAAGACAAATCCTATTCTGGTGATTATTGGAGAGAAAAAGCAGCGATTAGAAAAGAGCGTATCAACAATATTTTATGGAATCAAGAAAACGGCATTTACTACGATTATGATTTTGTAAATGAAAAACAGCACGTTTTTGAAGCCGCGACTACTTTTTATCCGCTTTGGGCGAAAATAAGCACGCAGGAACAAGCCGAAATTCTGGTAAAAAATACATTGCCAAAATTTAAAATGAAAGGAGGAATTGCAGGAAGTACAAAAGAATCTATTGAAGATGTCGATAAAAATTCACCAATAAGACAATGGGATTATCCGTTTGGATGGGCGCCGCACCAAATGCTTTTATGGGAAGGACTTTTAAATTACGGTTTTAACGATGAGGTTCAGGAAATGGTGTATCGCTGGCTTTGGCTCATTACCAGAAATGCGGTCGATTACAACGGAACCATTCCGGAGAAATTCGATTTATCCATCAGTTCCCATAAAATTTTTGCAGAATACGGGAATGTAGGAACCGAATTCAATTACATAACCGAAGAAGGTTTTGGGTGGATGAATGCTTCTTATCAGTTTGGTTTGACAATTCTAAAAGGCGATTTAAAACAAAAATTATCAGATTTGGTTGATCCAGATGAACTTTTCAAATAA
- a CDS encoding MFS transporter — protein sequence MKNIGIKISLYLNYFVFAILLNSVGIVILKSQKNYGVDEVQASILEAFKDMPIAIVSFFIASFLPRIGYRKAMLTGLGLVTLACISMYFGNSFDNAKILFAAVGVSFALIKVSVYSLIGTVTDTKKEHNALMSSIESFFMIGIALAYFLFPAFNNENDPNSWLNVYWLLAGLSFLSFLFLFFVKFEETQAAGANLKDDFSQMFKLIIKLLTIIFVISVFLFVMIEQGILSWLPTFNTKVLRLPENISIMMASILAVSLAVGRFIAGIVTKKVNWIWVLSVCIISAMLLVIFVLPKTVGLEVKEIHTLSDIPLIGFAFPLIGLFIAPIYPLLNSIVLSALPKNLQSSMTGLIVIFSALGGTLGSRITGWLFKHQGPENAFYFTLIPMSLLLISFFILKKITAEDEI from the coding sequence ATGAAAAACATAGGAATTAAAATCTCACTCTATCTCAATTATTTTGTCTTCGCTATTTTATTAAACAGCGTTGGGATTGTGATTTTAAAATCGCAGAAAAACTACGGAGTCGACGAAGTGCAGGCCAGCATTTTAGAAGCTTTTAAAGACATGCCTATAGCCATAGTATCCTTTTTTATAGCCTCTTTTTTACCCAGAATCGGCTATAGAAAAGCCATGCTTACCGGATTAGGATTGGTCACTCTGGCGTGTATTTCTATGTATTTTGGAAACTCTTTTGACAATGCTAAAATTCTATTTGCAGCCGTTGGAGTTTCATTTGCCCTGATTAAAGTTTCCGTTTATTCCTTGATAGGAACCGTTACAGACACCAAAAAAGAACACAATGCCTTAATGAGCAGTATCGAAAGCTTTTTCATGATAGGAATTGCGCTGGCTTACTTTTTATTTCCAGCCTTTAACAATGAAAACGATCCCAATTCATGGCTGAATGTCTATTGGCTATTGGCAGGATTATCCTTTTTATCCTTCTTGTTTTTATTCTTTGTAAAATTCGAAGAAACCCAAGCAGCAGGAGCGAACTTAAAAGATGATTTCAGTCAGATGTTCAAATTAATCATAAAACTGCTGACGATTATTTTTGTCATCAGCGTTTTTTTATTCGTGATGATCGAGCAAGGAATTCTGTCTTGGCTGCCTACATTCAATACAAAAGTCCTTCGTCTGCCGGAAAACATCAGTATTATGATGGCCAGTATTCTGGCTGTTTCACTGGCAGTAGGAAGATTTATTGCTGGAATTGTAACCAAAAAAGTAAACTGGATTTGGGTGTTAAGTGTCTGTATAATATCGGCAATGCTGCTCGTTATTTTTGTACTTCCCAAAACCGTAGGATTAGAAGTTAAAGAAATTCACACACTTTCGGATATTCCTTTAATTGGATTCGCATTTCCCTTAATCGGACTTTTTATTGCGCCAATTTATCCGTTGTTAAATTCGATTGTATTAAGCGCCTTGCCCAAAAACCTGCAAAGTTCTATGACGGGATTAATTGTGATTTTTTCGGCTCTTGGCGGTACTTTGGGTTCCAGAATAACAGGATGGCTTTTTAAACATCAAGGACCTGAAAACGCATTTTATTTTACCCTGATTCCGATGTCCTTGTTATTGATATCCTTTTTTATTCTTAAAAAAATAACTGCAGAAGATGAAATTTAA
- a CDS encoding TonB-dependent receptor, whose protein sequence is MKKQHYYLQILFLIFCIISVPNSLFAQAKNTVSGKVLDENGQTIPGANVSLKDTGKNVITDENGNFIFTDVIAGNYYVEATNVGYKTYKKEISVKEGQSVTVDLLLETESQSLKEVVVTGSSSPRSKLESSVAITTMGAKAIEDRAPSSTAALLQTIPGFVVEASGGEIGNNLFARGIPSAGAYEYVQIQEDGLPVFEDGALQFANADTFYRLDETVSKMEAVRGGSASIFANNAPGGIINFISKTGQNDFQGRAKFTTSDYGMFRTDLNLSGALVQDKLFFNVGGFYRTDNGVRNTGFTANKGGQIKGNLTYKFDDDDYLRVNFKHLDDRNTFYLPIPLKSNNGKIEGIPGFNPNYGTLTSVNFSHLNVPQYGGGTFSADLEDGSHPIINSIGAEFKKKISDKVTFKNAFKKTAIDLNYNAIFPNGGPWTQDAYATGVQNTTASNLTYSYVDNGQTLDPNALIMRADLWHIQKKMDNFANNFSFSFDLDPVKLTAGYYYSNWKSNQYWNWNSYLVSVSDNPRLLNVKDNTTGVDHTWNGIERITWLERDAQTKGLLNDVYADAEIKATDKLTFNAGLRYNKDKYSGYRDNARFFAEDLGILDNNTADDAVTTVKGNPYTYWRYDVSEWSYTAAGNYKFNDNMASYVRYSHGFRSPIEESFYDNAANLSKLENTEVNQFELGYKYSNSFFSVNANLFHMNLKNVAFTDILSDGSSENKFADVNNIGLEVETNARYKFAKLNFTFTVQKPEYDNFTGTNADGSTFDFNGNTARRIPKFFCNLRPEVDITKDFTAYVQFSYYDKKYTNQDNKQVLPAYKEVGAGLNYTYNNLRFAVDASNLFNEIGLTEGDPRQTTSAASDVFMARPILGRAFRFSVAINF, encoded by the coding sequence ATGAAAAAACAGCATTATTATTTACAGATATTATTTTTGATATTTTGTATAATTTCTGTTCCAAACAGTTTATTCGCTCAGGCAAAAAATACTGTTTCGGGAAAAGTTTTAGATGAGAATGGACAAACCATTCCGGGAGCAAATGTATCTTTAAAAGACACAGGAAAAAATGTAATAACAGACGAAAACGGAAACTTTATTTTTACCGATGTTATTGCAGGAAACTATTATGTAGAAGCCACAAACGTGGGTTACAAAACCTATAAAAAAGAAATTTCAGTAAAAGAAGGACAATCGGTAACCGTAGATTTACTGTTGGAAACTGAATCTCAAAGTTTAAAAGAAGTAGTCGTAACAGGTTCATCTTCGCCAAGATCCAAATTAGAATCGAGCGTTGCCATTACAACCATGGGGGCAAAAGCTATTGAAGACAGAGCGCCGTCGAGTACTGCAGCCTTATTGCAGACTATTCCGGGATTTGTGGTTGAAGCATCAGGAGGAGAAATTGGAAATAACCTTTTTGCAAGAGGTATTCCATCAGCCGGGGCGTATGAATATGTACAAATTCAAGAAGATGGACTGCCGGTTTTTGAAGATGGAGCACTTCAGTTTGCTAATGCCGATACTTTTTATAGACTCGACGAAACCGTAAGCAAAATGGAAGCTGTACGAGGAGGTTCTGCGTCAATTTTTGCTAATAATGCGCCGGGAGGAATTATCAACTTTATTTCGAAAACGGGACAAAACGATTTTCAAGGAAGAGCCAAATTCACCACTTCTGATTACGGAATGTTCAGAACTGACTTAAATTTATCTGGTGCATTAGTTCAGGATAAATTATTCTTTAACGTTGGTGGATTTTACAGAACCGATAATGGAGTAAGAAACACAGGATTTACAGCCAACAAAGGCGGACAAATCAAAGGAAACCTTACCTATAAATTTGATGACGACGATTATTTAAGAGTAAACTTTAAACATCTGGATGACAGAAACACATTTTATCTGCCAATTCCTTTAAAAAGCAACAATGGAAAAATAGAAGGAATTCCAGGTTTCAATCCAAATTACGGAACGTTGACTTCAGTAAATTTTAGTCATTTAAATGTTCCTCAATATGGAGGCGGTACTTTCAGTGCTGATTTAGAAGATGGTTCGCACCCAATTATCAACTCAATTGGAGCTGAGTTTAAAAAGAAAATTTCAGATAAAGTTACGTTCAAAAACGCTTTCAAAAAGACAGCGATCGATTTAAATTACAATGCTATTTTTCCTAACGGAGGACCGTGGACACAAGATGCATACGCAACAGGAGTTCAAAATACTACAGCTTCTAACTTGACGTACAGTTATGTAGATAACGGACAAACATTAGACCCAAATGCATTAATCATGCGCGCTGATCTTTGGCACATTCAAAAGAAAATGGACAATTTTGCGAATAATTTCTCTTTCTCTTTCGACTTAGATCCAGTTAAATTAACAGCTGGTTACTACTATTCTAATTGGAAATCAAACCAATACTGGAACTGGAATTCGTATTTAGTAAGCGTTTCAGACAATCCAAGATTATTAAACGTAAAAGACAATACAACTGGAGTAGACCATACTTGGAACGGTATCGAACGAATCACTTGGTTAGAAAGAGATGCACAAACCAAAGGACTTTTAAATGATGTTTACGCTGACGCGGAAATCAAAGCAACCGATAAATTGACTTTTAATGCCGGATTACGTTACAACAAAGACAAATATTCAGGTTATCGAGACAATGCAAGATTTTTTGCTGAAGACTTAGGAATTTTAGACAACAATACTGCCGATGATGCCGTAACAACCGTAAAAGGAAATCCATACACCTATTGGAGATATGATGTAAGCGAATGGTCATATACAGCAGCGGGAAATTACAAGTTTAATGATAACATGGCATCTTACGTTCGTTACAGCCACGGATTTAGATCACCAATCGAAGAATCATTTTATGATAACGCAGCCAATTTAAGCAAACTTGAAAACACAGAAGTAAATCAATTCGAATTAGGATACAAATACTCGAATTCATTCTTCTCTGTAAACGCCAACTTATTTCACATGAACCTGAAAAATGTTGCTTTTACTGATATTTTATCTGATGGTTCATCCGAAAATAAATTTGCCGATGTAAACAATATTGGTTTAGAAGTCGAAACCAATGCGAGATACAAATTCGCTAAATTAAACTTCACGTTTACCGTTCAAAAACCAGAATACGACAACTTTACAGGAACAAATGCAGATGGTTCTACGTTTGATTTTAATGGAAATACAGCACGAAGAATTCCTAAATTTTTCTGTAACTTAAGACCAGAAGTAGATATTACAAAAGACTTTACCGCTTACGTACAGTTTTCATATTACGATAAAAAATACACCAATCAAGACAACAAACAAGTTTTACCAGCTTACAAAGAAGTAGGAGCAGGTTTAAATTATACCTACAACAATCTTCGTTTTGCGGTTGATGCTTCGAACTTGTTCAACGAAATTGGTTTAACAGAAGGTGATCCAAGACAAACCACATCAGCAGCGAGCGATGTGTTTATGGCAAGACCTATTTTAGGACGCGCGTTTAGATTCTCAGTTGCCATTAATTTCTAA
- a CDS encoding LacI family DNA-binding transcriptional regulator, whose amino-acid sequence MNDTKLIDIASALGISVTTVSKALKGYTDISKSTRAKVLEMAETMNYIPNSVAVNLRTNETKTIGVIIPATVHHFFSSVLNGILEEAEKRGYLVIILQSNEKYELEKKQLALLIQKRVDGVLMSLSNETDDFSHINDAIRKNTPVVLFDKIAKRVNCSKVVINDAKAAFDAVSYLINKGYKKIAHFRGSYVPQNSIDRFLGYKRALEAHGIEYDSKLVYVCDNNTDFEDGYENAQKIMSEHPDVDAIFAITDLVAIGIIKYFNEARIKTPDQVAVFGFSNWFMSTVISPKLTTIDQPGFEMGHTAVSILIDEIADIKEHREVTHQIIELPTRIIERESTIK is encoded by the coding sequence ATGAATGATACTAAATTAATAGATATAGCTTCGGCGTTAGGAATATCGGTTACAACGGTTTCTAAAGCTCTCAAAGGATATACAGATATAAGCAAATCAACTCGTGCCAAGGTTCTCGAAATGGCCGAGACGATGAATTATATTCCAAATTCTGTTGCGGTTAACCTTCGAACGAACGAAACCAAAACTATTGGTGTCATTATTCCGGCTACGGTTCATCACTTTTTTTCGAGTGTGCTGAACGGGATTTTAGAAGAGGCTGAAAAGAGAGGTTATCTGGTTATTATTCTGCAGTCGAACGAAAAATATGAGCTGGAGAAAAAACAGCTTGCATTGTTAATTCAGAAAAGGGTTGATGGTGTTTTGATGTCGCTTTCGAATGAAACGGATGATTTCTCTCATATTAATGATGCGATCCGAAAAAATACGCCAGTAGTTTTATTTGATAAAATTGCCAAAAGAGTGAATTGTTCCAAAGTGGTAATTAATGATGCCAAAGCAGCTTTTGATGCGGTTTCATATCTTATTAATAAAGGCTACAAAAAAATTGCCCATTTTAGAGGTTCATATGTTCCTCAAAATTCTATTGATCGTTTTTTAGGCTATAAAAGGGCACTTGAAGCACACGGAATTGAATATGATTCGAAACTGGTTTATGTTTGCGACAATAATACTGATTTTGAAGATGGTTACGAAAATGCTCAGAAAATAATGAGTGAACATCCTGATGTGGACGCCATTTTTGCGATTACCGATTTAGTAGCGATCGGGATTATTAAATATTTTAATGAGGCTAGAATAAAAACGCCGGATCAGGTGGCTGTTTTTGGATTCAGCAATTGGTTTATGAGTACAGTTATTTCGCCAAAATTAACCACAATTGACCAGCCTGGATTTGAAATGGGACATACAGCGGTTTCGATTTTAATTGATGAAATAGCTGATATTAAAGAACATCGTGAGGTTACCCATCAAATTATTGAACTTCCTACAAGAATCATAGAAAGAGAATCTACCATTAAATGA